Genomic DNA from Polycladomyces subterraneus:
GATTGAATCGAAAATTCGTCCATCAAACTTCTCACTTGTTGCAGGCCGGAATTTTCGGTGACGGTTGGGGTATCCATCTTACGAAACACTTCTTCCATATCCGTGATGCCGGGACCCAAGTCCTGCACCAAAATACGCAATCCTTCTTTCCCATCTCGTTCCACGGTTTCGACGAGTATCAGTCCCTTTTCCGCATAGTGAACCACGTTCCGGGCCAATTCGGAAACCGACTGAACGATTCGTGCCTGATCCAGTTCGTCAAACCCCACCTGCCCCGCGATCTCCCGAATTTCACTGCGGATGGAGACAATATCCCACTCATATCGAACCCGGAATCTCTTTTTCACTACTTTCCCCTCCGTCTCACGATGGGCGCTCATTTCTTCAACGACTGACCGTTTTCTCGTGGCGCTCCAAATGCTGCATAGCAAACAATTTTGCATAGTTCCCGCCGAGGGCCATCAATTCCTCGTGCGTGCCCGATTCCTTCACCCGTCCTCCCTCAATGTAGTAGATGCGATCGGCATGGGTGATTGTGGAGAGACGATGCGCCACAATGATGGTTGTACGATCTTTTGCCAACCGATCGAGTGATTCCTGAATCAGGCGTTCGGATTGCAAATCCAATGCGGATGTCGCTTCATCCAAAATCAGAATGGCGGGGGCTTTCAAAAAGACACGCGCCAAGGCAATGCGCTGTTTTTGTCCACCAGACAGTTTGACTCCCCGTTCCCCGATTTCAGTTTCGTATCCGTCTTTCAATTCCATGATGAAAGCATGTGCGTTGGCCGCTTTTGCGGCGGCCACCACCTCTTCGAAGGAAGCCGTCGGTCGCCCCATCCGGATATTTTCCAACACACTTCCACTAAACAGAATATTATCCTGCAACACCATTCCAATGTGACTGCGCAAACTGGCCAACGTCCAATCGCGAACATCTCTGCCGTCTACGCTTACACTCCCCGTTTGAACGTCATAAAAACGGGGAATCAACGAAACAATGGTGGATTTTCCCCCTCCGCTGGGACCGACCAAGGCGACGGTCTGCCCCGGTTCAATGGTCAAATCAACAGCGGTCAACACCGGATTAGCGTGTTCATGATAACGAAATGTCACGTTTTCAAAACGGATGCGGCCTTCGGCCCGTGAGAGAGGGACAGCGTCAGGACGATCCGTAATCTCATACGGTTCGTCCATCAATTCGAACACACGATCCATCGATGCCAATGCTTGGGTCAATGTGGTGGATGCGTTGACCAGCCGGCGGATCGGAGAGTAGATCAATCCCACGTATCCGTAAAATGCGGTCATTTCTCCGATGCTCATTTGACCATGGATTAC
This window encodes:
- a CDS encoding anti-sigma regulatory factor codes for the protein MKKRFRVRYEWDIVSIRSEIREIAGQVGFDELDQARIVQSVSELARNVVHYAEKGLILVETVERDGKEGLRILVQDLGPGITDMEEVFRKMDTPTVTENSGLQQVRSLMDEFSIQSVEGKGTCVEVIKWLKTAKTIQDS
- a CDS encoding ABC transporter ATP-binding protein gives rise to the protein MGSIRRYLRFVRPYRKHIVWTMVVGICKFGIPLLLPLVLKYAVDDILLVQLPAEEKIRRLLWLLAGTFFIFTFIRYPIEYYRQYFAQWTASKVLFDIRNRLFDHLQKLSLRFYHNQKVGQIISRVIHDVEQTKEFVVTGMMNVWLDLFTISFAAVAMAWMDPLMTVIALSVFPFYGVAVKYFYQRLRQRTKQRSQALAELQGHLHERIQGISVIRAFHLEAYEQSQFLQRNGHFLDKALAHTRWNAKTFSVINTITDLAPILVIGFSSYFVIHGQMSIGEMTAFYGYVGLIYSPIRRLVNASTTLTQALASMDRVFELMDEPYEITDRPDAVPLSRAEGRIRFENVTFRYHEHANPVLTAVDLTIEPGQTVALVGPSGGGKSTIVSLIPRFYDVQTGSVSVDGRDVRDWTLASLRSHIGMVLQDNILFSGSVLENIRMGRPTASFEEVVAAAKAANAHAFIMELKDGYETEIGERGVKLSGGQKQRIALARVFLKAPAILILDEATSALDLQSERLIQESLDRLAKDRTTIIVAHRLSTITHADRIYYIEGGRVKESGTHEELMALGGNYAKLFAMQHLERHEKTVSR